Genomic DNA from Octopus bimaculoides isolate UCB-OBI-ISO-001 chromosome 3, ASM119413v2, whole genome shotgun sequence:
TATATGAAACTAGCAAATAATATTGCAATACTTGATTTTTATTATTCCGGTCAGAGGTATAATTGATTTAAGATATGAAGGGAAGGATTATTATAACTTTAGCTCTTCAAAAAAATGTGTGCTTTTAAAATAGTTAAAGCGTAAAAGCACAGGGTAAATGCCCGAAGAAATTCattgatttgaaagaaatattaggaAACGTAAAAGATTTGAAAATCTGCAGTTTAAATTCACACTATCGCCTGTAGGACTTATTTGAGAAAAGAGTaataaagatatgaaaaaaatactTCTATAGACATTTATTGGATACTTTTGACTTTTGTTTCTAAATAGAAATCCAAACATCAAAatacaagaaagataaaaaaaaaagagccaaaACATATTATTCAATAGTTCCTATACACTGTTATGCATTAAATGTAGGAGCGTTGGTGTGCAGTTAATCTTACTGTTGCAGGAGGCAGCTGCATTGTTTTTACATATTCAATATTAATgggtaatatataatatgtaaattatattggAGGCATATATAGGTGAATATTTtttcacacaaatgtacataattAATCTGACTTCAGTAAAAGCACTGTTGGAGAATAGAAAACGTCTGTTTTGAAAATTGaacgaatataaagaaaaaacaatttgctGTTAAACGAAGTGACAGAAAACTACctgattttgcttttaatttagcTGTGCTACAATTTGATGGCTGAACACCCAGATATGGAAAAGAAGAACCGCAGGAAAGCAAATGcttcaagaaaaaaagaaagtgaccCTACGAAGCCTAAAAGGCCGATGACTGCATACTTTTACTACCTTGCAAATTGTCGTGCGGAAAATAATAGAGTCGGCAACGCTCCATTAAAAGTGAGTGAATTCTCTAAGATATACGCCGAAAAATGGAAAACTTTGCCTCCtgatgagaagaaaatatatgaagaccTGGCCTTAAAAGACCGCGAAAGATGGCTTCAAGAAACCGGAAAACTGAACAATGGTTCTGATATGAAGCCAAAACGCCCCCAGTCAGCTTATATGATGTTTTTGAAAGATTATCGGAAAAACAATTCCGGTAAAATGAAGGCATCCGCCCTAATTTCGAAAGCAG
This window encodes:
- the LOC106867816 gene encoding uncharacterized protein LOC106867816, with product MAEHPDMEKKNRRKANASRKKESDPTKPKRPMTAYFYYLANCRAENNRVGNAPLKVSEFSKIYAEKWKTLPPDEKKIYEDLALKDRERWLQETGKLNNGSDMKPKRPQSAYMMFLKDYRKNNSGKMKASALISKAAEEWRILSDVKKKVYTKQFLENQARYQQEKENYVNGKKDEVQLAKRPRIEDKIHSENFESEAVV